CTGCAATCGACTGGGGGTTCATAAGAATTATATCTTTGGCTATCTTAAACGGGATCACCTGCTCGGGCGTGATTAAAGACAGGTCCGTTTTCTGGGTAACCAGCTGTATGGCGTCCTTTAACTTCATCACTTTCCCGTGATAGGTACTAGTAGCAAGATCCGGCGCCGTCTCCGCAACACGCTGGATGGAGGCCTCAAGCATCTCATCTATGTCTTTCTCGGGCAGCTCCACACGTTCCTTGGTGGGCAGACCGCATGCTTGGAGCGCATGGTACACAAAGTGTTCAAGATACTTCAGGTAAATATAGGCAGGGAAGAAGTCACTCTTGTCCTCTTCAGAGTAGAGATCATACAGCGCTTTGGTCGAATCATCCATCACTTACCACATTCTAAAACCACGTTGATTCATAGTCTTATAACTGACTACTAGCGGAATTATTTCTTCTCTTGCGATCGCCGCCACTGGACGTATAACCTGCAGCCCTCCTCTAACGAGACCTTGGGCTGCCATCCCAGATCCCTCCTCGCTTTGGAAGCATCGATGTGCATCCCCTGGTTGAGAAACCGTGCACCAGAACGGGTTAGATACGGCAGTTCCTTCTGCCGTTTCAACCGCGCCCACCCCTCCATCGATGCGCACCATAAGTAGCCGACTAAGTACGGTATAGTTATCTGAATCTTGCGCCCGCCTATAGCTCGTATCATGGCATTGCCATAATCACGAAACCAGATCACCTCCGGGGGAGCAATATTATATATCTCTCCAACCGCCTTATCGCTGGTGGCAGCAAGAATGATACAGTCAGCCACATCACTAACATGCACTATGGCCGTTCGGGGATTCGCCTTCCCCGGCCATACTACAATGGGCACGTTGAATTGACGGTAGGATTTATCGCTGAGGAGTCTATCCCTGGGGCCATAGACCATAGACGGCCTGACCACGGTGACCGAAATCTTTCCCTGTTTGTGCCATTCAAGAGCTAACTTCTCAGCCTGCAGCTTGGCATGGTCATAGAAGGTATCGTATCTGAAAGTAGATATCCCACAGGGTGTTGACTCATCGGCGGGTGTTTCCCCATAAGACTCCTCACCCATCACAGTGCTGGAACTGATATAGACAAAGCGGGAGACCCCATCCTCGGCACTGGCCCTAAGCATATTCTCGGTACCCCTTACGATGCAACACTCGAAGTCCGGCCATTCCCCCCACCCCGGCATCACCCTAGCCGCAGCATGAAAAACCACCTCCACCCCATCAACCGCGGGGCAGAGGCTATCACAATCCTCAACGTCGCCGAAGACAATCTCAGCCCCTGTAGTCTTCAAGTGACTAAGGTTGGATGTCTTGCGGGCCAGCGCACGCACCTCATGGCCCTTCTCGAGCAAGCGTTCAACAATATGGCTCCCCAAAAATCCCGTGGCTCCAGTAACCAGCGCCTTCATCATGCCCTCCTTAGCGAACCGCAGTTGTCTCTACGCCAATTAGCCTCCCCTTGCTCACACCACCCTACCGCCACTTCAAGGGAGAATAGCGCAGGATTAAGAGCAACCCAGAAGCCCGGCATTACCCTTCTAGAAAAAAGCGGCTACTTATAAAGCTTGGCAGCAAGATCGGATAGCCCCAGTTTATCCAGCTTCTCCTTTAACGGACGGCCGTTAGCATCCAGACCCCTTGCCTTGTAGTAATCCTTCAACATGAGTTCTACATTGGGCACAGAGCCCGCAGCCCCGCCATCAGGGTGTGGAGTCAGTATTCGCTTGGGCATTCGGTCATCCGCAGCCGTGACGCCCATGAGATTATTCAGACCCCTCTGGAGCATCCAGATACGTTCGCCACATCCCATGATCTCGTCGAGGTCGTAGTCAAAGCCTGTGACGGTCTTAAGCGCTTCGGCTATATCGGTAATACTTAGAGACATAAGGGAAAAATAGCACATCGTTACTGAATTCGACAACATCGCTATATTTTCACAAGTAACGTTCAACTCACCTTTGCCCTCGTCTGCTTTGGCATCATAGCCGCCGGTTATACCAACTTCTGGCCAGGTAGTCCAGCCAGACTCGATCGGGCCTATCGAAGATGCGACGTGACAGGCACCACGGTTGGAAGTCATGAAACTGAGGCCATGCCCATGGGTACCCCGAGCATCGTACTGAGGCATCTCAAGGCCCTTGATCTCGACTGTATAGTCCTCAGCATTCTTACCGATCTTCTTGGCTGCGCTCCGGCTGCCCTCCGCCAGCACATCGCCCAAGCCCTGCCGCTTGGCGATCTTTTCCATTATTGCCAGAACGTCATCCGGATTTCCCCATCTCAACTGGCCGCCATCGAGATCCTTGGAGGTGATAAGGCCTTTCTCAAAGCACTCCATCGCGAAGGCAATGGTGCCGCCGCAGCTTATGCTGTCCACGCCATATCTATTAGCCGTCTCGCCCATCTTCAGTATCGCGGCCAGGTCGTCAATCATAAGGAGGGATCCAAGTGCACAGATTGTCTCATACTGAGGCCCGGGCCCTTCCTCTCCCTTATAGGGTCCCTCTGCCACCCTGACAGTTCTCTTACACGCAATAGGACAGGTTAAGCAGGCATGTGGCTTGGTCAGATACTGTGCAGTAAGAGCGGTGCCACCAATCTTGGGACCGAAGGCACTACCATCCCCCACTGTAAAGTTCTTCACCGGCAGGACACCGGTTATGGCATTAACATCTGCACCCAGGGCTGTTCCGGCACTCTTAAGGCTCTGGGAGATGATGTTATCCTTGACCTTGTTAACAAGGGTCTTACGTATTTTAGCAAACTCCTCGGGGGAAGCTGCTTCAACCTTACCGGTGCCATGGACGACGACGGCCTTCAGCTTCTTGGAGCCCATCACCGCTCCCCCACCACAGCGGCCGATGAAGCCCCACTTGCCGTTCAATATGCACGCGAACTTCACCAGGTTCTCGCCCGCCGGACCGATCTCCACAACGTCCACCCTAGCCCCGTGCCGCCCTTTGATGATGTCGGTCGCTTCGTAACAGTCCTTGCCCCAAAGGTCGGCGGCATCCTTGATTTCTACTTTGTCGTCCTCGATAGAGATGTAGACAGGCTTGCTTGAGGCACCTGATATCGCTATACCGCAGTAGCCCGCCTTCCTTATCTCCGCAGCAAAACTGCCTCCAGCGGAGGCCTGCCCCCAGATACCGGTCTGAGGTGATTTGAAGGCTGCCACAAGGCGCGATGATGTAGGGAAGTTGGTTCCTGACAACGGGCCAGCCATTAGAAACAGTACGTTTTTATCGGATAAGGGATCAACATCGACG
The DNA window shown above is from Dehalococcoidia bacterium and carries:
- a CDS encoding NAD-dependent epimerase/dehydratase family protein; its protein translation is MMKALVTGATGFLGSHIVERLLEKGHEVRALARKTSNLSHLKTTGAEIVFGDVEDCDSLCPAVDGVEVVFHAAARVMPGWGEWPDFECCIVRGTENMLRASAEDGVSRFVYISSSTVMGEESYGETPADESTPCGISTFRYDTFYDHAKLQAEKLALEWHKQGKISVTVVRPSMVYGPRDRLLSDKSYRQFNVPIVVWPGKANPRTAIVHVSDVADCIILAATSDKAVGEIYNIAPPEVIWFRDYGNAMIRAIGGRKIQITIPYLVGYLWCASMEGWARLKRQKELPYLTRSGARFLNQGMHIDASKARRDLGWQPKVSLEEGCRLYVQWRRSQEKK
- a CDS encoding aldehyde ferredoxin oxidoreductase family protein encodes the protein MAAYQGKILEVNLTTGMVTTSMVDKETLRKFIGGSGLAAKLFFDRDLVDVDPLSDKNVLFLMAGPLSGTNFPTSSRLVAAFKSPQTGIWGQASAGGSFAAEIRKAGYCGIAISGASSKPVYISIEDDKVEIKDAADLWGKDCYEATDIIKGRHGARVDVVEIGPAGENLVKFACILNGKWGFIGRCGGGAVMGSKKLKAVVVHGTGKVEAASPEEFAKIRKTLVNKVKDNIISQSLKSAGTALGADVNAITGVLPVKNFTVGDGSAFGPKIGGTALTAQYLTKPHACLTCPIACKRTVRVAEGPYKGEEGPGPQYETICALGSLLMIDDLAAILKMGETANRYGVDSISCGGTIAFAMECFEKGLITSKDLDGGQLRWGNPDDVLAIMEKIAKRQGLGDVLAEGSRSAAKKIGKNAEDYTVEIKGLEMPQYDARGTHGHGLSFMTSNRGACHVASSIGPIESGWTTWPEVGITGGYDAKADEGKGELNVTCENIAMLSNSVTMCYFSLMSLSITDIAEALKTVTGFDYDLDEIMGCGERIWMLQRGLNNLMGVTAADDRMPKRILTPHPDGGAAGSVPNVELMLKDYYKARGLDANGRPLKEKLDKLGLSDLAAKLYK